A single region of the Microcella sp. genome encodes:
- the topA gene encoding type I DNA topoisomerase: MSPAKKLVIVESPAKAKTIGKYLGDDFEVQASVGHIRDLVEPKNLPPELKKGPLGKFSIDVENGFEPYYVVSDSKKKTVADLKRALKDADELWLATDEDREGEAIAWHLLEVLKPKVPVKRMVFHEITAEAIQRAVDATRDLDTALVDAQETRRILDRLYGYEVSPVLWRKVGPGLSAGRVQSAATRLVVDRERERLAFVTASYWDLDTTMTPTGGDAPFTARLNRLDGKKVASGRDFTDRGELKNADTVALDEAVTTTLADALRDPALAVTVTGVESKPYTRRPAAPFTTSTLQQEAGRKLRFTARQTMSVAQSLYENGYITYMRTDSTTLSKQAVDAARAQAAQLYGADTVPDQPRVYASKSKNAQEAHEAVRPAGDVFRTPSELEGTLRGNDWKLYDLIWKRTVASQMADARGQTASVTIEAGPTPASAQPSGVIAEFAASGTVITFRGFLAAYEESRDDERELADKSEPAEAKLPPLTVGQALSVVDVEAKGHETSPPARYTEASLVKALEERGIGRPSTYAAIISTIIDRGYVTPRGTALVPNWVAFSVVRLLEENFSDLVEYDFTAEMEADLDRIANGEADRTEWLKGFYFGDDRQPGLRPVVDNLGEIDARALNSMPISDTITLRVGKYGPYLEVAEEGSETPRRVSIPSELAPDELTPARAQELIDAPIAGDRVLGLNPETGKQVVAKDGRFGPYVTELDPEPVADAEPASAAPMVDTTTGEVLDEGAVTKKPAAKKKAPVEKPRTASLFKSMDPATVDLETALKLLSLPRVVGDDPESGEPITAQNGRYGPYLKKGTDTRSLDAEDQIFEIDLAGAVAKFAEPKYGARKASSALKEFDADPVSGKPIKLKDGRFGPYVTDGETNATVPRGEDPMEVDFERAVQLIADRRAKGPAKKPVKRAASAGAKKTPAKRAAKK, translated from the coding sequence GTGTCACCAGCCAAGAAGCTCGTCATCGTCGAGTCGCCTGCCAAGGCGAAGACGATCGGCAAGTACCTCGGCGACGACTTCGAGGTGCAGGCCTCGGTCGGGCACATTCGCGACCTCGTCGAACCCAAGAACCTTCCGCCCGAGCTCAAGAAGGGCCCGCTGGGCAAGTTCTCGATCGATGTCGAGAACGGCTTCGAGCCCTACTACGTCGTCTCTGACTCGAAGAAGAAGACCGTTGCCGATCTCAAGCGTGCGCTGAAAGATGCCGACGAGCTCTGGCTGGCCACCGATGAAGACCGCGAGGGCGAGGCGATCGCGTGGCACCTGCTCGAGGTGCTGAAGCCGAAAGTGCCCGTCAAGCGCATGGTCTTTCACGAGATCACGGCCGAAGCGATTCAGCGCGCGGTCGATGCCACGCGCGACCTCGACACGGCGCTCGTCGACGCGCAAGAGACGCGCCGCATTCTCGATCGGCTCTACGGCTATGAAGTGAGCCCCGTGCTCTGGCGCAAGGTCGGCCCCGGGCTGAGCGCGGGCCGCGTGCAGTCGGCGGCGACGCGACTGGTGGTCGACCGCGAACGCGAGCGACTCGCCTTCGTGACGGCGAGCTATTGGGATCTCGACACCACCATGACCCCGACCGGCGGCGATGCGCCCTTCACCGCGCGGCTCAACCGGCTCGACGGCAAGAAGGTGGCCTCGGGTCGCGATTTCACCGATCGCGGCGAGCTCAAGAACGCCGACACGGTGGCGCTCGACGAAGCAGTCACGACGACGCTCGCTGACGCTCTGCGCGACCCGGCGCTCGCCGTCACGGTGACGGGCGTCGAGTCGAAGCCGTACACGCGTCGACCCGCCGCGCCCTTCACGACCTCGACACTGCAGCAAGAGGCCGGGCGCAAGTTGCGGTTCACTGCCCGTCAGACGATGTCGGTCGCCCAGTCGCTCTACGAGAACGGCTACATCACCTACATGCGCACCGACTCGACGACGCTCTCGAAGCAAGCCGTCGACGCCGCGCGCGCGCAGGCGGCGCAGTTGTACGGTGCCGACACCGTGCCCGACCAGCCGCGGGTCTACGCCAGCAAGTCGAAGAACGCGCAAGAGGCGCACGAAGCCGTGCGCCCCGCGGGCGACGTCTTCCGCACCCCGAGCGAGCTCGAAGGCACCCTTCGGGGCAACGACTGGAAGCTCTACGACCTCATCTGGAAGCGCACGGTCGCGAGCCAGATGGCCGACGCGCGCGGCCAGACCGCGAGCGTCACCATCGAAGCGGGCCCGACGCCGGCGAGTGCACAGCCCTCGGGCGTGATCGCTGAGTTCGCCGCGAGCGGCACCGTCATCACCTTCCGCGGCTTCCTCGCCGCCTACGAAGAGAGCCGCGACGACGAGCGAGAGCTCGCAGACAAGAGCGAACCGGCCGAGGCCAAGCTGCCGCCGCTCACCGTGGGCCAGGCGCTCAGCGTCGTCGACGTCGAGGCGAAAGGTCACGAGACGAGCCCGCCGGCGCGCTACACCGAAGCCAGCCTGGTGAAGGCGCTCGAAGAGCGAGGTATCGGTCGGCCCTCGACCTATGCGGCGATCATCTCGACCATCATCGACCGCGGCTATGTCACGCCACGGGGCACCGCGCTCGTTCCGAACTGGGTCGCCTTCTCGGTGGTGCGCCTGCTCGAAGAGAACTTCTCCGACCTCGTCGAATATGACTTCACCGCTGAGATGGAGGCCGACCTCGACCGCATCGCCAACGGCGAAGCCGACCGCACCGAGTGGCTGAAGGGCTTCTACTTCGGCGACGACCGCCAACCCGGCCTTCGGCCCGTGGTCGACAATCTGGGTGAGATCGACGCCCGAGCGCTCAACTCGATGCCCATCAGCGACACGATCACCCTCCGCGTCGGCAAGTACGGCCCCTACCTCGAGGTGGCAGAAGAGGGCTCCGAGACGCCGCGACGGGTGAGCATTCCGTCAGAGCTCGCGCCCGACGAGCTGACGCCCGCTCGAGCCCAAGAGCTCATCGATGCGCCGATCGCCGGTGACCGCGTGCTCGGCCTCAACCCGGAGACGGGCAAGCAGGTGGTCGCCAAAGACGGTCGCTTCGGGCCGTACGTGACCGAACTCGACCCTGAACCCGTTGCTGACGCAGAGCCCGCGTCGGCTGCACCGATGGTCGACACCACGACCGGAGAGGTTCTCGACGAGGGCGCGGTCACGAAGAAGCCAGCCGCCAAGAAGAAGGCTCCGGTCGAGAAGCCCCGCACAGCCTCGCTGTTCAAGAGCATGGATCCGGCCACCGTCGATCTCGAGACGGCACTCAAGCTGCTCAGCCTTCCCCGAGTGGTAGGCGACGACCCAGAGTCGGGTGAGCCGATCACGGCGCAGAACGGCCGCTACGGGCCCTACCTGAAGAAGGGCACAGACACGCGATCGCTCGACGCAGAAGATCAGATCTTCGAGATCGACCTCGCGGGTGCCGTCGCGAAGTTCGCCGAGCCCAAGTACGGAGCCCGCAAAGCTTCGAGCGCGCTGAAAGAGTTCGACGCTGATCCGGTCAGCGGCAAGCCGATCAAGCTCAAAGACGGCCGCTTCGGCCCCTACGTGACCGACGGCGAGACCAACGCGACGGTGCCCCGCGGAGAAGATCCGATGGAGGTCGATTTCGAGCGAGCGGTGCAGCTCATCGCTGACCGACGAGCGAAGGGGCCAGCCAAGAAGCCGGTCAAGCGTGCGGCGAGCGCCGGAGCCAAGAAGACGCCGGCGAAGCGCGCCGCCAAGAAGTGA
- the tmk gene encoding dTMP kinase — MTESGLFITLEGGDGSGKSTQMGALTEWLQQKGRTVVQSREPGGTDLGLELREIVLHRRGDIAPRSEALLYAADRAHHVATVVRPALDRGEVVIQDRYLDSSVAYQGAGRVLDPDEVRDLSLWATEGLLPHLTVLLDLDPAVGRERLEASRTRYDRLESAPDDFHERVRRAYLALAAAEPTRFLVLDATRPVDELQASIRDRVSHLLG; from the coding sequence ATGACCGAGTCGGGCCTCTTCATCACCCTCGAAGGCGGAGACGGCTCGGGCAAGAGCACCCAAATGGGTGCCCTCACCGAGTGGCTGCAGCAGAAAGGCCGCACCGTCGTGCAGTCGCGCGAACCGGGGGGCACTGACCTCGGGCTCGAGCTGCGCGAGATCGTGCTGCACCGTCGCGGTGATATCGCTCCGCGATCCGAAGCGCTGCTCTATGCGGCCGACCGTGCCCACCACGTCGCCACGGTGGTGCGCCCAGCCCTCGACCGCGGCGAGGTCGTGATTCAAGACCGCTACCTCGACTCGTCGGTCGCCTACCAGGGCGCCGGGCGAGTTCTCGACCCCGACGAAGTGCGCGACCTCTCGCTCTGGGCCACCGAGGGTCTGCTGCCGCACCTCACCGTGCTGCTCGATCTCGACCCCGCTGTCGGCCGCGAACGGCTCGAAGCCAGCCGCACGCGCTACGACCGGCTCGAGTCGGCCCCAGACGACTTCCACGAGCGCGTGCGCCGGGCATACCTCGCACTTGCCGCAGCCGAGCCGACGCGGTTTCTCGTGCTCGACGCAACTCGCCCGGTCGACGAGCTGCAGGCGAGCATCCGCGACCGAGTGTCGCACCTGCTCGGCTAA
- a CDS encoding DNA polymerase III subunit delta', translating into MTAWDELTGQQSAIDALREAAADPEAMTHSWLITGPPGSGRSNLAFAFATTLLQGDSTGADAEHTAALVAARTHPDLAVLATDRVIISIDEVRQLVSHSQYSPSIAPYRVIVIEDADRMTERTSNVLLKALEEPPPRTVWVLCAPSAADLIPTIRSRVRTVRLRVPSVTEVAELLERRDGIEPALAERAAREAQTHIGMALRLATDADARERRARTLALALGVNSVSGAVLAAEQLVAIATDDAKALTADREEEERAAALRSLGVEPGGAVPAALRASLKALEEDQKRRATRSVRDGIDRVLVDLMSLYRDLALLQLGAGLDLVNESIRGDLEVASRESSAQQSLAALDAIALARRRIEGNVPPTLALEAMLISASGRAPTLGSMS; encoded by the coding sequence ATGACCGCGTGGGACGAGCTGACCGGTCAGCAGTCGGCGATCGACGCCTTGCGCGAGGCCGCGGCCGACCCCGAGGCGATGACGCACTCGTGGCTCATCACAGGGCCGCCGGGGTCGGGGCGCTCGAATCTCGCCTTCGCATTCGCGACGACCCTGCTGCAGGGCGACAGCACCGGCGCTGATGCCGAGCACACGGCCGCCCTCGTCGCGGCGCGAACGCACCCCGACCTCGCGGTGCTCGCCACCGACCGGGTGATCATCTCGATCGACGAAGTGCGCCAGCTGGTCTCGCACAGCCAATACTCACCGAGCATCGCGCCCTACCGCGTGATCGTCATCGAAGACGCCGACCGCATGACAGAGCGCACCTCGAATGTGCTGCTAAAGGCGCTCGAAGAGCCGCCGCCGCGCACCGTCTGGGTGCTGTGCGCGCCGAGCGCCGCCGACCTCATTCCCACCATCCGCTCGCGCGTGCGCACCGTGCGGCTGCGGGTGCCAAGCGTCACCGAGGTCGCCGAACTGCTCGAGCGCCGAGACGGTATCGAGCCGGCGCTCGCCGAGCGGGCCGCTCGTGAAGCGCAGACTCACATCGGCATGGCCTTACGGTTGGCGACCGATGCCGATGCCCGCGAGCGACGAGCGCGAACCCTCGCCCTGGCGCTGGGGGTGAACAGTGTGAGCGGCGCGGTGCTGGCGGCTGAGCAACTGGTGGCGATCGCCACTGACGATGCCAAGGCCCTCACGGCTGATCGCGAAGAAGAAGAGCGCGCGGCCGCACTGCGCTCACTCGGCGTCGAGCCCGGTGGGGCAGTGCCCGCGGCGTTGCGCGCCAGCCTCAAAGCTCTCGAAGAAGACCAGAAGCGAAGGGCGACGCGCTCGGTGCGCGATGGCATTGATCGCGTGCTCGTCGACCTCATGTCGCTCTACCGCGACCTCGCACTGCTGCAGCTCGGTGCCGGCCTCGACCTGGTCAACGAGTCGATCCGCGGCGACCTCGAGGTGGCGTCGCGCGAGAGCAGCGCGCAGCAGTCGCTCGCCGCCCTCGATGCGATCGCGCTCGCCCGCCGACGCATCGAAGGCAACGTGCCGCCGACGCTCGCACTCGAAGCCATGCTCATCTCGGCGAGCGGCCGCGCACCGACGCTAGGCTCCATGTCGTGA
- a CDS encoding alpha/beta hydrolase, whose product MNRRTRGSGRAVLASLVLVPALLLSGCVPSWLQELVSGGTVSTPTGEEVAEELRPYYHQVLTWSGCGGGAQCATAIAPLDWNNPGEGDDIELAMVRHPASGGQAQGSLFINPGGPGASGFDFVRESVDFAVSTDLQRAFGIVGWDPRGVGRSSAVTCYTDAADMDDFIYGIPEAEFGTPEWEAEVTESSIAFAEACAENTGPLLGFVDTNSTVRDLDMMRAIVGDAQLNYFGYSYGTDIGARYADRFPDKVGRLVLDGATDPTASTFDVVLAQSEGFENALIAYLVACPELGSCPFPGTVDESLALISELYERLGTDPIRATDGRYFDGAVLDIAIATALYDRGSWSFLSEMFTELRTGVVETGFFLADFYYGRENGEYIDNSLEAFIAINCLDYPAETDREVIAAQNEQIRAVAPTTTGEASPLGDVLCANWPHQFDGELGPVSGTGAAPILVIGTTGDPATPYQWAVALAGQLESGVLLTWVGEGHIAYDEGDPCINDVVDAYFITGAVPHDGLVCDPDGP is encoded by the coding sequence GTGAATCGACGAACCAGGGGCAGCGGTCGCGCCGTCCTCGCCTCTCTCGTGCTCGTGCCCGCGCTGCTGCTGAGCGGCTGCGTGCCCTCGTGGCTGCAAGAACTCGTCTCGGGCGGCACCGTCTCGACTCCCACGGGCGAAGAGGTCGCCGAAGAGCTTCGCCCGTACTACCACCAGGTGCTCACCTGGTCGGGGTGCGGCGGAGGGGCCCAGTGCGCCACGGCCATCGCCCCGCTCGACTGGAACAACCCCGGCGAGGGCGACGACATCGAACTCGCCATGGTGCGACACCCTGCGAGCGGCGGTCAGGCTCAGGGCTCTCTGTTCATCAACCCGGGCGGGCCGGGGGCCTCGGGCTTCGACTTCGTTCGCGAGAGCGTCGACTTCGCCGTGAGCACCGACCTGCAGCGCGCCTTCGGCATCGTGGGCTGGGACCCACGCGGCGTCGGCCGGTCGAGCGCCGTCACGTGCTACACCGACGCGGCCGACATGGACGACTTCATCTACGGCATTCCCGAGGCGGAGTTCGGCACCCCCGAGTGGGAGGCCGAGGTGACCGAGAGCTCGATCGCCTTCGCCGAGGCCTGCGCTGAGAACACCGGCCCGCTGCTCGGTTTCGTCGACACCAACAGCACGGTGCGCGATCTCGACATGATGAGGGCGATTGTGGGGGATGCCCAGCTCAACTACTTCGGATACTCCTACGGCACCGACATCGGTGCCCGCTACGCCGACCGTTTTCCCGACAAGGTCGGGCGCCTGGTGCTCGATGGTGCCACCGACCCGACGGCCAGCACCTTCGACGTGGTGCTCGCCCAGTCAGAAGGCTTCGAGAATGCGTTGATCGCATACCTGGTGGCGTGCCCCGAGCTCGGCAGTTGCCCGTTCCCCGGCACCGTCGATGAGAGTCTCGCGCTCATCAGCGAGCTCTATGAGCGTCTGGGCACCGACCCCATCAGGGCGACTGATGGCCGCTACTTCGACGGCGCGGTGCTCGATATCGCGATCGCGACCGCGCTCTACGACCGCGGCTCGTGGTCGTTCTTGAGCGAGATGTTCACCGAACTGCGCACGGGCGTGGTCGAGACCGGCTTCTTCTTGGCCGACTTCTACTACGGGCGCGAGAACGGCGAGTACATCGACAACTCGCTCGAAGCCTTCATCGCGATCAACTGCCTCGACTATCCGGCAGAGACCGACCGCGAGGTCATCGCTGCGCAGAACGAGCAGATCAGGGCCGTGGCGCCGACGACGACGGGCGAGGCGTCACCGCTCGGCGACGTGCTGTGCGCCAACTGGCCGCACCAGTTCGACGGCGAGCTCGGGCCGGTCAGCGGCACGGGGGCCGCCCCGATTCTCGTGATCGGCACAACGGGCGACCCGGCCACGCCGTACCAGTGGGCCGTGGCGCTCGCGGGCCAGCTCGAGAGCGGCGTGCTCTTGACCTGGGTGGGAGAGGGGCACATCGCCTACGACGAGGGCGACCCGTGCATCAACGATGTCGTCGACGCCTACTTCATCACTGGTGCGGTGCCGCACGACGGTCTCGTCTGCGACCCCGACGGTCCGTAA